In Gemmatimonadales bacterium, a genomic segment contains:
- a CDS encoding DUF4118 domain-containing protein produces the protein MTSPARGAAARRPSSRLAEYTGTVVIMAAMIAGCLAARSHLTTVDVAMLLLLGVVVVAARYRRGPALLATLVSIAAFDFLFVPPYYTFDVHDARYLLTFAVMLVVALTMSRLTGVIREHGLEAQVRERRASAVAALNAELAAAATHDEVLAILARHVERAVVGQVCTLGAEQLETDGAIRVPLAGDVLTSMPESVAARWVHQDGRSAGPGTARCADSEALLVPIRNGNRHLGLVAVRPEPSDQVPDPEEVRLVEALAAQAAFGLERAVLAEQHQQARAAAEAERLRTSLLSSLSHDFRTPLATIEGAASSLLDEDGTLTPDGRHDLADTVLEESRRMTRLVSNLLNMVRVETGALAVQKSWQPLEEALGVALLRVEERLKDHPVEVDLPPDLPLVPIDELLIEQVFINLFENAAKYTPPCTAIAVTASPGAGEVCVEVADRGPGVPAGEEEAVFRKFYRAGGAAGGSAPGGAGLGLTISRGIITAHGGRMWVEPRSGGGAAFRFTLPLSGPQIPPLPLEADTVELNG, from the coding sequence ATGACCTCTCCGGCGCGTGGAGCGGCGGCACGGCGGCCCAGCAGCAGGCTCGCGGAATACACCGGGACCGTGGTGATCATGGCGGCGATGATCGCGGGCTGCCTGGCAGCGCGGTCGCACCTCACCACGGTCGATGTCGCCATGCTCCTCCTGCTCGGCGTGGTGGTCGTGGCCGCGCGCTACCGCCGAGGCCCCGCCCTCCTCGCCACCCTGGTGAGCATCGCGGCGTTCGACTTCCTGTTCGTTCCCCCCTACTACACGTTCGACGTGCATGATGCGAGGTATCTGCTGACCTTTGCCGTCATGCTGGTCGTCGCGCTCACCATGAGCCGGCTCACGGGCGTCATCCGAGAGCACGGGCTCGAGGCGCAGGTCCGCGAGCGGCGGGCCTCCGCGGTCGCCGCGCTCAACGCGGAGCTCGCGGCAGCGGCGACCCACGACGAGGTTCTCGCCATCCTCGCCCGTCACGTCGAGCGGGCCGTGGTCGGACAGGTATGTACGCTGGGGGCGGAGCAGCTAGAGACCGACGGTGCGATCCGGGTGCCGCTCGCGGGCGACGTCCTGACGTCCATGCCGGAGAGCGTCGCGGCCCGCTGGGTTCACCAGGACGGGCGGAGTGCGGGCCCGGGCACCGCCCGATGCGCTGATTCGGAGGCCCTCCTCGTGCCCATCAGGAACGGAAACCGGCACCTCGGACTGGTGGCGGTCCGGCCTGAGCCCTCGGACCAGGTCCCTGACCCCGAGGAGGTCCGGCTGGTCGAGGCCCTCGCGGCCCAGGCGGCGTTCGGCCTGGAGCGCGCCGTGCTGGCCGAACAGCATCAGCAGGCGCGAGCCGCGGCGGAGGCGGAGCGCCTCCGAACCTCGCTGCTGAGCTCACTCTCGCACGACTTCCGCACCCCGCTCGCCACGATCGAAGGAGCGGCGAGCAGCCTGCTGGATGAGGATGGCACCCTGACGCCGGACGGACGTCACGACCTCGCGGACACAGTCCTCGAGGAGTCCCGCCGGATGACGCGGCTGGTGTCCAACCTGCTCAACATGGTCCGGGTGGAGACCGGCGCGCTGGCCGTGCAGAAATCGTGGCAACCCCTGGAGGAGGCGCTCGGCGTGGCGCTCCTCAGGGTGGAGGAGCGCCTCAAAGATCATCCGGTCGAGGTGGACCTGCCGCCCGACCTTCCGCTGGTGCCGATCGACGAGCTGCTGATCGAGCAGGTGTTCATCAACCTGTTCGAGAACGCCGCCAAGTACACGCCGCCCTGCACGGCAATCGCGGTGACGGCTTCTCCCGGCGCGGGAGAAGTCTGCGTGGAAGTGGCCGACCGCGGTCCGGGAGTGCCCGCGGGCGAGGAGGAGGCGGTGTTCAGGAAGTTCTACCGTGCCGGGGGCGCGGCCGGCGGATCGGCGCCGGGTGGTGCCGGGCTCGGGCTCACCATCTCCCGGGGAATCATCACGGCGCACGGCGGGCGCATGTGGGTGGAGCCCCGGTCCGGTGGTGGTGCCGCCTTCCGGTTCACCCTGCCGCTCTCGGGGCCTCAGATTCCTCCGCTCCCGCTCGAAGCCGATACGGTGGAGCTCAATGGCTAA
- a CDS encoding response regulator — MANVGPLVLLVEDEPQMRRFLRTTLRAHDCQVVEAGTAREALAQAAGRNPDLILLDLGLPDGDGLEVAREIRRSGRTPIIVISA; from the coding sequence ATGGCTAACGTCGGCCCGCTGGTCCTGCTGGTGGAGGACGAACCTCAGATGCGCCGCTTCCTCCGGACGACGCTCCGGGCCCACGACTGCCAGGTGGTGGAAGCCGGGACGGCTCGGGAGGCGCTGGCGCAGGCCGCGGGACGGAACCCGGACCTCATCCTGCTCGACCTCGGTCTTCCCGACGGCGACGGCCTGGAGGTCGCGCGGGAGATCCGCCGCTCCGGACGAACGCCCATCATCGTCATTTCGGC